The DNA sequence GCTGCTGCCGATCATCCCGGACGTGCGCCCTGACGAGAGCGGGTGACCGAACGCCCCGAAGCCGCTCGACCCGATTCGACCTGACTCGATGCGACAGGCTCGGGGATGGCCGGCGTCGCGAAGGCGGCACTCGTTGATGAAGCCACCCTCGAACAGCGGCGCGTAATCGTAATAGCCGCCCCCCGCGTCGAGCCAATCGTAATAGCTTGGTGGAACCGGCTGGCATGCGGTAAGTGCGGCGCCGCTCAGGATGAGCAGGACGGTGCGGCGGGGGACGAAGCTCACACCTTCAAGGTTTGCGCTCTCGGTCCAAATTTACAAGGTCGGTACTGGCTGTCCGCACGATCGCTGCCGTGGTAGTTCCAGCCCATGGCGTGGCGGCTGCTTGCCGTCCTGCTCGTGCTGACGGGCACCGCCTGGCCCGCACCCATCGTCGTCACGTGTTACGATGGCTCGTCGTCGGCCTCAGTGCGCTGGCTGCCGACTCCACGCACCGTACGCCTGAGCGTCTGCGACGAAGACCGTCATCTCGACGGGCAGTGCCAGTTCCCTAGGACGCTGCATCACGGACGCGGACTGCGCGATCTTCCCGCCGGTATGTCAGCACTGCGAACTTGGAGGTTGCGAAGGGTTTCCCACGATCAACCCGGACGGCTCCATCTCGAGCGTCATCTGCCCGATCCCACACTAGGAGCGCGACCCAAGACTTCTTGGGTCGCGGATACAGACGCGAGCGTGTGGCGCTCACGTCACGCGCCATCGCCGTGCCGCGGCTGGCGAAGCCAGCGCGGCGGAACGGACACGCGCCGTTCGAAAGGCCTCGCGACTCTCATGTGATCCGTTTGGCGATTGGGCCTGTCCGCGGCGGCTGCGAAACCGAGCGTGTCCGTCTGCCGCGCTGGCTTCGCCAGCCGCGGCAGGAGAGTCGGGCGTGATCCCGACGGAACACTCTCGCATCCGGTTCGCGACCCAAGATGTCTTGGGTCGCGCTCCTAGCTGAACGCCAGCGGGGTACCCGCCACACCATGGCGATCCTGTGGCTCCGGACTCCTAGAAGTCGCGCTCGAGCACCGTCTGCCGCCCCGCCAGCCGGGCGCGGCGGACGGCCTCGTCGCAGAGCGCCCGAAGCTTGTCGGACAGCACGTCGAGCACCGCGTCCGACGTGTTCATCCCCGAGCGGGCGCGAACGTAGGCTTTGAGTCGGGAGGCGATGACGAGGACTTCCCGCGGAGCCGGGCCGCCGGCGGGAGACGCGGGGGAGGCGCCGGCCGGCGCCCGCGCCGCGGCCCGCTCCGACCGTGTCGCCTCCTCCCGCTGCTGGCGCTCCCACTCCTCCCGTCGCGGCGAACGCCGCTCCTCGGCCCACGCGTCACGGTGCCGCAGCGTGGGCACGTGGGCGTCCCAGCAGGGCACCGAGCAGAAGGCCAGCGCCGTCCGCGGCCGATTGCACGTGGAGACGTTGCATTCCCAGTAGACGGACTCAAACGGCAGCGCCTTCTTGCACGTGCTGCAGCGCTTCCAGAACACGGGCTCGGCGGTCATGAGCGTAACGATACACTGCCGACCAGCGGGTCGCGAGTTGGGCGTGAGCTCCTACGAGACGCGCCGTTACCACGCCGCGAGAAACGCCAGCGTGGCGGCCGCCGCATTGTCGGCCGCGAGCTGCTGGTAGACGACGAACTGGAGATAGGGAATCGGTGGAAGCGTGAGCGGATCCCCTCTCCCATCGGACACACCGCGGAAGGCGATGAACGGAATCCTCTTCTCGGTCGCGATGCGCGCCACGGCAGCCGTCTCCATGTCCTGGATGACGGCGCTGCCGCCCGCGCCCGGAGCGAACGACTGGAAGAGGTCCAGAAAGAAGTTCGGGTCCAAGAAGGGGGTGGGGTCCGAGCTGACGCCGACCGCCCCCGGCGGCGCGCCACACGCTGCACACCCGAGAAGATCGTCCCCCGGGCTGATGCACGGAACCGCTCGATCCCCGTAGGGATCGGAGCTGTGCCCCTCGTCGCCGCGGTTTATCCGGAGCTCGGGATCTTCGACGCGTATTGGCGTACTGAGGTCCGAACGCAGCCCCGTGCACGCATAGTCCTCCGCGTGGAGATTGGGGTCGAGGGCCACGTTTCCGGTGAGGCGCCGGGCAATCGAATAAAGGAAACTGTCGACGCGGTACGGCGGATACGGCGGCGCGGAATGCTCGAGGTCGTCCGTCCAGTGATCGGGGACGACGACGTCTCCGATGTTGTAGCTGCTGCCGGCGACGCCGGAGAAGACGATGGCCTTCACTCCGAACGCGTTGGCCTCGAGATACGCGAGGACCGCTCGCGTCGTCCGGTCGGCATTCACGAGACCGATGCCGGTCAAGCCCATGACGACGTTCTTCCCCGCGATGGTCCCGGCAAAGAACCTCCGGCCGTTGAAGACGCCGACTTCCGTCGCGGGCGCTGCGGCGGCGAGGAGCTTTGCGCCCTCCGTCGGGTACGCGGAGAGGATGAGGACCCGTTCGTTGGGAGACCAGGCCGCAAGGACGGCCGGAGGGAAGAGCGCCCCCGCCGCCAACCCGGCGGCCAGTGCGAGATGGACGAGGCTGGCTACGAATCGACTCGCTGACCAAGTTGCTTGCCAGCGATATGTCTCCTCGCGCATCGAGTGGCGGCTACACCGGTCCACGACGCTCGACAAGACCCCATTTCACTCGTCACGGAATCCCGTACAACTCATCCTTGAACTCACGTGTATGAGGGCCTGCGCGGCGTCCAGCACCTGGAAGACCCGTCAGTGGTCGGCATCTCCCCCTTGAGCTTCCGTGAGAGTCCGTAAGCGAGGGGCGGAGAAGAGCGGCCCGAAGCCGCGGCGAGTCCGCGAGGTCACTGAGCTAGATAAGTGCGAAAGGGGGGACTTGAACCCCCACGGGTGTTTAGCCCACAGGATCCTGAATCCTGCGCGTCTGCCAATTCCGCCACTTTCGCGCACACTTACGAAGTCGCTGTCTCACTTCTGTCCCACGCCACGCCATGTAGGTCGGCAAGGTAGCGGAGGAGGCACGGCGGCTCAAGGGCTTTGCGCTGTCCCGCTGTCCCAGGTCTGACCCGCTGAGACTACGCGCTCGGCGTGGTTTTCGCGCCGGGCTTCGCCGAGGCGTTCTCTGCGGCGCCCGTGCCGGCCAGCTTCGCGAAAGCCGCCGTCAGGTCGGCGTATGAGACGATGGCGTACCGATCGAAGACAGTGCGCGTCCGGTGCCCCGGCGAGCGTCATCGCCACGCGCCCGGGTACGCCGCGCTGGACCATGTTGCGAATCTCGCTGCGCCGGAAGTCGTGCGGCACGCGGCCCGGGACACCGGTGCATCCCTCCTCGGCACGGTTCACCACTAGGGCCTCGGAGGGGCGTCTGAAAAGCCGCGTGTCTCCGTGGCTACCTCGGCCTTGCCCCAGTCCGTGGCTGTACGGGGCTGTATTTGCTTCGCCGCGGCGGACCAGCTTGCCGGCCGAGGCGCGCCTGCGGTAGGACTGCGCCCCTGGCGAGGCTCGGGTTGTGAGACGCGGCGGGCCAGGTAGAATCGAGCGGAGGACACCATGGACGCTGCCGACGCGTTGAAGCAGGAGCGCGAGTTCTTCGACGCGCATCGTGCCGAGCTGCTGAAGGACCACAAGGGCAAGTTCGTCCTGATCAAGGATTCGCAGCTCGTGGGCACCTTCGACACGGCCGAGAACGCCTATGTGGCCGGCGTCCAGAAGTTCGGCAACGTGCCGTTCCTCATCAAGCAAGTGTTGGAGACGGACCCCGTGGCGCACATCCCGGTCCTGACGCTCGGCCTGCTCGGCGCGCGTCCGTAGCCGGTGCCGATCCACAACATGATCGTCCTGGACCCGGCGGGCCAGCCGAGTCCGGACGGGCTCCAGGCGGCTGGACCGCTGCGTCCCATCGCCGTCGCTGTC is a window from the Deltaproteobacteria bacterium genome containing:
- a CDS encoding 5'-methylthioadenosine/S-adenosylhomocysteine nucleosidase, with product MREETYRWQATWSASRFVASLVHLALAAGLAAGALFPPAVLAAWSPNERVLILSAYPTEGAKLLAAAAPATEVGVFNGRRFFAGTIAGKNVVMGLTGIGLVNADRTTRAVLAYLEANAFGVKAIVFSGVAGSSYNIGDVVVPDHWTDDLEHSAPPYPPYRVDSFLYSIARRLTGNVALDPNLHAEDYACTGLRSDLSTPIRVEDPELRINRGDEGHSSDPYGDRAVPCISPGDDLLGCAACGAPPGAVGVSSDPTPFLDPNFFLDLFQSFAPGAGGSAVIQDMETAAVARIATEKRIPFIAFRGVSDGRGDPLTLPPIPYLQFVVYQQLAADNAAAATLAFLAAW